A stretch of Komagataella phaffii GS115 chromosome 2, complete sequence DNA encodes these proteins:
- a CDS encoding Acireductone dioxygenease involved in the methionine salvage pathway has product MQLYYHDGLDTPDNFCEDHNSGEEVSVEELSKIGVIYYHLDEESQVEKIARERDYKNRDFVVLSDETFPGGPDALQEKLKVFYKEHLHEDEEIRFILDGEGYFDVRSQNDRWIRSKLFKGDLLILPAGIYHRFTLSTKKYVKTMRLFKEEPKWQAYNRPADDKGARLEYLKSIQV; this is encoded by the coding sequence ATGCAGCTTTACTATCATGATGGTTTAGACACCCCAGATAATTTCTGTGAAGATCACAATTCTGGGGAAGAGGTGTCAGTTGAAGAGCTGTCCAAAATTGGAGTGATATACTACCATTTGGACGAAGAGAGTCAAGTTGAGAAGATTGCCAGGGAAAGAGATTACAAGAACAGAGATTTTGTGGTTCTATCTGATGAGACTTTCCCTGGTGGGCCAGATGCTTTGcaagagaaactgaaagTCTTCTACAAGGAGCATCTTCacgaagatgaggagaTTAGATTCATCCTGGATGGAGAAGGCTACTTTGACGTGAGATCACAGAACGACAGGTGGATCCGAAGcaagcttttcaaaggtgATTTACTGATTCTTCCTGCTGGGATTTACCACAGATTCACGTTGTCCACTAAGAAGTATGTCAAGACAATGAGGTTGTTCAAGGAGGAGCCAAAATGGCAAGCCTATAACAGACCGGCTGATGACAAAGGAGCTAGATTGGAGTACTTGAAAAGTATTCAGGTGTAG
- a CDS encoding Beta subunit of the oligosaccharyl transferase (OST) glycoprotein complex → MNHFKGLIVLIWSFCTAVMALSPIASDTLVVYDSSVLEFGEFSSLVDHLNGEFSRVDIVDLNDKASEVQLFYNQKRIYQNLFVFPISGQSNQGDLNALKLIEFVNEGGDIISITNQVGSNSEIVAFNTELGIYPSPKNYKLIDHFNGVNEQHDEIRLSLEESVVPNSIVAFNKAIVYSGAASLLSNNEYLIPLLKAPKTSFAYDINEGVVNEQSTWTSGDQGFLAVAFQGLNNARSLWLGSTLFFDNEHFDQSAKDLVDWTFQSRNLLKSTFAKHYLTDAPESTEEYKVKDEVSYEIGLSEWNGKEWVPFKANDVQLELIMLDPYYRITLEQVKTEDESVQVYTSGPFKLPDQHGMFTFSTKYFRPGYTFIEEEDIVPVRHLANDEYPRSWEITNSWVYVASAGAVVIAWIIFVIFFLYSTEDATEIKKNI, encoded by the coding sequence ATGAATCATTTCAAAGGACTCATAGTATTGATATGGTCGTTTTGCACCGCTGTCATGGCTTTATCTCCAATAGCCTCTGATACATTGGTAGTGTACGATTCTTCTGTTCTGGAATTTGGCGAATTTAGCAGTCTCGTGGATCATCTCAATGGCGAATTCTCCAGAGTAGATATCGTGGATCTGAACGACAAAGCCAGTGAAGTTCAATTATTCTATAACCAAAAGAGAATCTACCAAAATCTGTTTGTTTTTCCCATATCAGGTCAATCGAACCAAGGAGATTTGAATGCCCTAAAACTGATCGAATTTGTCAACGAAGGAGGTGACATTATCAGTATCACAAACCAAGTTGGATCCAATTCTGAAATTGTTGCCTTCAACACTGAACTGGGTATATATCCATCTCCTAAGAATTACAAGCTAATTGATCATTTCAATGGCGTTAATGAACAACATGACGAGATTAGGctttctttggaggagtCAGTAGTTCCAAACTCCATTGTAGCATTCAACAAAGCAATTGTTTACTCAGGGGCTGCTAGTTTACTCTCTAACAATGAGTATTTGATTCCTCTCTTAAAGGCACCAAAAACCTCTTTTGCATACGACATCAATGAGGGAGTTGTTAACGAGCAGTCTACTTGGACTTCAGGAGACCAAGGTTTCCTAGCTGTTGCTTTCCAGGGTCTGAATAACGCTAGAAGTTTATGGTTGGGTAGCACTTTGTTTTTTGATAATGAGCACTTTGACCAGAGTGCCAAAGATCTTGTTGATTGGACTTTCCAAAGTaggaatttgttgaagtCAACCTTTGCTAAACACTATTTGACGGATGCTCCAGAATCTACCGAAGAGTACAAGGTGAAAGACGAGGTGTCATATGAGATTGGATTGAGTGAATGGAATGGAAAAGAATGGGTGCCATTCAAGGCTAATGACGTGCAATTAGAGCTGATCATGTTGGATCCTTACTACAGAATCACTTTAGAGCAAGTAAAAACAGAGGATGAGTCCGTTCAAGTATACACTAGTGGGCCATTCAAATTGCCCGATCAGCATGGTATGTTCACATTTTCCACCAAGTATTTCAGACCTGGATACACCtttattgaagaagaagacattGTACCTGTCAGACACCTTGCCAATGACGAGTACCCCAGAAGTTGGGAAATCACAAATTCTTGGGTTTACGTTGCCAGTGCAGGTGCTGTTGTAATTGCCTGGATAATTTTCGttatcttcttcctctatTCAACTGAAGATGCAActgagatcaagaagaacatCTAG
- a CDS encoding Phosphatidylinositol 4,5-bisphosphate 5-phosphatase, synaptojanin-like protein with an N-terminal Sa, protein MKVLLRKNPRSVALVSGDYCLLFKTVRTQNHVNSKPKSIIEFVSLKHLSSQHYYELNMECYGLLGLIHLKGNTFVCVITGKQEVGSIRPQERINVIKNVNFICLENDSFEYIETKYNTQALTAEKNIEIYEKEVPYSSLKRLLSSNSFYYSNDFDIITSLQHRESSYLRKEKKFRMILEYSKNFLWNNFMVGELINFKDHLTPQERFLFEERGEFLVCIMRGYVQSVNCSIETNGDSLMTIISKQNCVKTGKGHLFGPWGLDDNGNTSNFVQSTVCLYTKNTIFFYNQIRGNVPLFWSLENQLLSTKIDFPRSSESSQAAFDKYFDILCQNFGNVHILDGLSERGYQRELTEKYKESFRNLDDVLRQQVTYNEINFPLDSLKNHTADSKLLKAIEDRIIDIGAYCYNLKDQTSIGKQSGIFLTNTFNSLEKANYIQQLISSTVFHACLSDLDLNFSNEIAAKHNELWHENGQRLQKITLHAMSSKHTKNKQGGLVGVVAGVSKKYVSNVVQDNKIKEHNVDKLLGRLNGQIEVQLIDPIHDFVTNELRKKKNEFTSQRTLKIFTGTFNINGELYEGDIRSWIYPLDDSAKENYDVIAIGFQEIISLSAGKMINVDSKNRQFWEKKLLLTVNRDDPNKYTMLWVSQLGGICLFLLVKTTAKTRITDIEGTLKKTGLAGIAANKGAVAISFTYSSTTKFAIVSSHLAAGFHNVVERHQDYKTIAKGMSFARKRTLKDHDIVIWMGDFNYRIELSNEDCKRLIGEKNYRKLYEYDQLNNQMAEGHAFPYYDEMELNFAPTYKFDNGTSRYDTSEKQRVPAWTDRILSISRGKSLNQISYGSVPSIKFSDHRPVYGVFKATVDVIDEEIKNRLTAELYEEMKHKIGDANDILFYGDIINEQDTANMAPSNPGASNYVDNEITLAHGLPPPSSEHTKWWIDGRQSVRVHFPELDDGKMMVNPNLPRNPFEKTKEADFVTIEEGLKEYPSES, encoded by the coding sequence ATGAAAGTTCTACTGCGTAAGAATCCAAGGTCTGTGGCTTTGGTTTCGGGCGATTACTGTCTGCTGTTCAAGACAGTTCGAACTCAGAATCATGTCAATTCGAAACCGAAAAGTATCATAGAGTTTGTGTCTCTCAAGCATCTAAGTTCACAGCATTACTATGAATTGAACATGGAATGTTACGGTTTATTAGGATTGATTCATCTCAAAGGGAATACATTTGTCTGTGTTATTACAGGAAAACAAGAAGTGGGAAGCATACGACCCCAAGAGAGAATCAATGTCATCAAGAATGTCAACTTCATCTGTCTTGAGAACGATAGCTTTGAATACATTGAGACAAAATACAACACCCAGGCTCTGACTGCGGAGAAGAATATTGAAATTTATGAAAAGGAGGTCCCTTATTCTTCATTAAAAAGACTGTTGAGTTCCAATAGTTTCTATTATAGtaatgattttgacatCATCACATCTTTGCAACACCGTGAGTCAAGTTACCtcagaaaagagaaaaaattcaGAATGATACtagaatattcaaagaacttTTTATGGAATAATTTTATGGTCGGTgagttgatcaattttAAAGATCATTTGACGCCACAAGAGAGGTTTCTGTTCGAAGAACGTGGGGAATTTCTGGTCTGCATTATGAGAGGCTATGTACAAAGCGTCAACTGCAGTATTGAGACAAATGGAGACTCTTTGATGACGATAATCTCGAAGCAAAACTGCGTGAAGACGGGCAAAGGCCATCTATTTGGCCCCTGGGGGCTGGACGATAATGGGAATACCTCCAACTTTGTTCAATCAACAGTTTGTCTTTACACAAAAAACACAATATTCTTTTACAATCAAATCCGAGGAAATGTGCCACTGTTTTGGTCTCTAGAGAACCAGCTACTTTCCACAAAAATAGATTTCCCGAGATCCTCAGAATCGTCTCAAGCAGCGTTCGATAAATACTTTGATATTCTCTGTCAAAATTTTGGCAATGTCCATATATTAGACGGTTTATCAGAGAGAGGATATCAACGAGAGCTAACTGAAAAGTACAAAGAAAGCTTTCGAAATTTAGACGATGTGCTGAGACAACAGGTTACGTACAATGAAATCAATTTTCCCTTAgattcattgaaaaatcatACAGCTGATTCGAAACTGCTAAAGGCGATAGAAGATCGCATTATAGACATTGGTGCATACTGCTATAATCTCAAGGATCAGACTTCAATAGGAAAACAGTCCGGTATCTTTTTGACCAACACATTCAACTCTTTGGAGAAGGCCAATTATATTCAGCAGCTGATATCAAGTACCGTTTTCCACGCTTGTCTCTCTGATCTCGATCTCAATTTTAGCAACGAAATAGCAGCAAAGCATAACGAGTTATGGCACGAGAATGGGCAGCGTTTACAGAAAATCACATTGCATGCAATGAGCTCTAAGCACACGAAAAACAAGCAGGGAGGTCTTGTTGGAGTAGTCGCCGGAGTGAGCAAGAAATATGTGAGCAATGTTGTTCAGGACAATAAGATTAAAGAGCATAACGTGGATAAACTATTGGGTAGATTGAACGGTCAGATTGAGGTTCAACTGATTGATCCTATACATGACTTTGTCACGAATGAAttgagaaaaaagaagaatgaGTTCACATCACAGAGAACATTAAAGATATTCACAGGAACCTTTAACATCAATGGCGAGCTATACGAAGGAGATATAAGATCTTGGATATACCCACTAGATGACAGTGCGAAAGAGAACTATGACGTTATAGCAATAGGATTTCAGGAGATAATTTCCCTAAGTGCTGGGAAGATGATCAATGTTGATTCAAAGAATCGCCAGTTTTGGGAGAAGAAATTATTGTTGACTGTCAACCGAGATGATCCAAATAAGTATACAATGCTGTGGGTATCCCAGCTTGGAGGAATATGTCTGTTCCTGTTGGTAAAGACCACCGCAAAAACACGTATCACAGATATTGAAGGGACATTAAAAAAGACAGGTCTTGCGGGTATAGCAGCAAATAAGGGAGCTGTAGCCATTAGTTTTACTTACAGTTCGACTACAAAGTTTGCAATTGTTTCTAGCCATCTTGCAGCTGGATTTCATAATGTTGTTGAACGGCATCAAGATTACAAAACTATTGCCAAGGGAATGTCCTTTGCCCGGAAACGGACCTTGAAAGATCATGATATCGTTATATGGATGGGAGACTTCAACTACAGAATTGAACTGTCCAATGAGGATTGTAAGAGGCTGATAGGAGAAAAGAATTACCGCAAGCTTTACGAATATGACCAACTGAACAATCAAATGGCCGAAGGACATGCATTCCCTTACTATGATGAAATGGAATTGAATTTTGCACCTACATACAAGTTTGACAACGGAACATCCAGATATGATACTTCAGAGAAACAGAGAGTCCCAGCCTGGACTGATAGGATTCTTAGTATCTCAAGAGGAAAGTCTCTGAATCAGATATCATATGGGAGTGTGCCGTCAATCAAGTTCAGTGATCACAGACCGGTATATGGTGTGTTCAAGGCCACTGTCGATGTCATAGAtgaagagatcaagaatAGACTCACTGCAGAATTGTACGAGGAAATGAAGCACAAAATTGGCGACGCCAACGATATCTTGTTTTATGGAGATATTATTAACGAACAGGACACTGCAAATATGGCTCCATCAAATCCAGGAGCCAGTAATTATGTTGACAATGAGATCACATTAGCCCACGGGCTGCCACCACCCAGCTCAGAGCATACTAAATGGTGGATTGATGGTCGACAATCAGTGAGAGTACACTTTCCAGAACTAGATGATGGAAAAATGATGGTCAATCCCAATCTACCCAGGAATCCTTTTGAGAAAACCAAAGAGGCTGATTTTGTGACTATTGAGGAAGGTTTGAAAGAATACCCTTCAGAAAGCTAA
- a CDS encoding Putative high affinity iron transporter involved in transport of intravacuolar stores of iron: protein MGIDISDYFSPQIFFIILRETLEAAIIISVLLAFLDRSFHTSSGYQELPTEPATSQESDNTAAEIVGGEKLYKRLRLQVWVGSFLGLLLCLFIGGIFIVVFNVAGSDLWAYTEHYWEGAFSILAAVIISVMGLAMLRLNQMKSKWHLKLNNLILNQTLQKENQTEKYAMFFLPFITTLREGMEAVVFIGGVGLDQPLSTIPASLLLGLAIGVSVGIALYKTGHTMSLRLFLIGSTGFLYLVAAGLFSKGVWQFELQKYIDRCGGQDMSEVGSGPGSYDIGNSVWHVNCCNGEMDGGWMLFTALFGWTNSATYGSVTSYIVFWVILVASLRMLRFEEKNGYLPFIPLSWQAKRCKKRILLLRSNHTLSQEPSNNQGSSE from the coding sequence ATGGGCATCGATATATCGGATTATTTCTCTCCCCAAATATTCTTTATCATTCTGAGAGAAACCTTGGAAGCTGCAATTATCATTTCTGTGCTGCTGGCATTTTTGGACCGTTCATTTCACACATCAAGTGGCTATCAAGAATTGCCAACTGAACCGGCAACTTCTCAAGAATCAGATAATACTGCCGCGGAGATTGTTGGTGGCGAAAAACTGTACAAAAGGTTGAGGCTTCAAGTTTGGGTGGGCAGTTTCCTAGGTTTGTTACTATGTCTCTTTATTGGGGGGATTTTCATTGTCGTGTTCAATGTCGCCGGGTCTGACTTGTGGGCATATACGGAGCATTACTGGGAAGGAGCTTTCAGTATTTTGGCAGCCGTAATTATATCAGTTATGGGATTGGCAATGCTGAGGCTAAATCAAATGAAGTCCAAATGGCATCTCAAGTTAAAcaatttgattttgaaccaaACCTTACAAAAGGAGAACCAAACGGAGAAATATGCCATGTTTTTTCTCCCATTCATAACCACTCTCCGAGAAGGCATGGAAGCAGTGGTCTTTATCGGAGGGGTTGGGCTGGACCAACCCCTGAGTACAATACCTGCCTCCTTGTTACTGGGACTTGCCATTGGAGTTAGTGTAGGAATCGCATTGTACAAAACGGGACATACAATGTCATTGCGATTGTTCTTGATTGGTTCCACGGGATTTTTGTATTTGGTAGCTGCTGGTCTGTTCTCCAAAGGAGTGTGGCAGtttgaacttcaaaagtatATTGACCGATGTGGCGGCCAAGACATGTCAGAAGTTGGGTCTGGACCAGGTTCCTACGACATTGGAAACTCTGTTTGGCATGTCAACTGCTGCAATGGTGAAATGGACGGTGGTTGGATGTTGTTCACTGCTCTGTTTGGTTGGACCAACAGTGCCACCTATGGATCTGTGACAAGTTACATCGTTTTCTGGGTCATTTTGGTAGCTAGCTTACGAATGCTGaggtttgaagagaaaaatgGCTATCTCCCTTTTATTCCCCTAAGCTGGCAGGCGAAGAGATGTAAAAAACGCATACTTTTACTACGGTCGAATCACACCTTATCGCAAGAGCCATCCAACAACCAGGGCAGTTCTGAATAG
- a CDS encoding One of two nearly identical (see HTB1) histone H2B subtypes: MAPKAEKKPASKAPAEKKPTAGKKTSSSSEPKKRSKVRKESYASYIYKVLKQTHPDTGISQKAMSIMNSFVNDIFERIASEASKLASYNKKSTISAREIQTAVRLILPGELSKHAVSEGTRAVTKYTSSTQA, encoded by the coding sequence ATGGCACCAAAAgcagagaagaaaccaGCCTCTAAGGCCCCAGCTGAGAAGAAGCCTACTGCCGGAAAGAagacttcttcttcttccgaaccaaagaagagatcTAAGGTTAGAAAGGAGTCTTACGCTTCCTACATCTACAAGGTTTTGAAGCAGACTCACCCTGACACCGGTATCTCTCAGAAGGCCATGTCTATCATGAACTCTTTCGTCAACGACATCTTCGAGAGAATTGCTTCTGAAGCTTCCAAGTTGGCTTCTTACAACAAGAAGTCTACCATCTCTGCAAGAGAGATCCAGACCGCTGTTAGACTGATTCTTCCAGGTGAATTGTCTAAGCACGCCGTCTCTGAAGGTACTCGTGCCGTTACCAAATACACCTCATCAACCCAGGCTTAA
- a CDS encoding One of two nearly identical (see also HTA1) histone H2A subtypes — MSGGKGKASSAEKASTSRSSKAGLTFPVGRVHRLLRRGNYAQRIGSGAPVYLTAVLEYLAAEILELAGNAARDNKKSRIIPRHLQLAIRNDEELNKLLGHVTIAQGGVLPNIQSELLPKKSAKAKASQEL; from the coding sequence ATGTCCGGTGGTAAAGGAAAAGCATCTTCGGCTGAAAAGGCCTCAACCTCAAGATCTTCTAAGGCAGGTTTGACCTTCCCTGTGGGAAGAGTCCACCGTCTTCTGAGAAGAGGTAACTACGCCCAAAGAATTGGTTCTGGTGCTCCAGTCTATTTGACTGCTGTCTTGGAGTACTTGGCTgctgaaattttggaattGGCCGGTAACGCCGCCAGAGACAACAAGAAGTCCAGAATTATCCCAAGACACTTGCAATTGGCCATCAGAAACGATGAGGAATTGAACAAGTTGCTGGGACACGTCACCATCGCCCAAGGTGGTGTCTTGCCAAACATTCAATCCGAATTGTTGCCAAAGAAGTCTGCCAAGGCCAAGGCTTCTCAGGAATTGTAA
- a CDS encoding Essential subunit of the COMPASS (Set1C) complex, which yields MVQKVDYELVLDIQLGSGYTTCAKFNPEGSLIAVSFANGTIQILDQEGHRVKELKGHTLGVSDLSWSEDGRYLASASDDTTVKIWSIESFKCVKTLVGHTYHVNCVKFNHKGNLLISGSSDEAIRVWDINNSKCLKTLCAHSDPISAVDLSWDGTIIVSASYDGLIRLFDTQSGQCLKTLIYDGGDVSYPVSYVRFSPNGKYILASTLDGAVRLWDYMDNKVVKTFFAHKQGIGEVSKIEMGKYNCNTDFFIDEKDPSRIIVVSGSDFGSVFLWDVKSRKLLSLLQASEGSPILHVQVNNGKLLTLSRVGECKVYQL from the coding sequence ATGGTTCAGAAAGTGGACTATGAATTGGTACTAGACATACAACTTGGGTCTGGTTATACCACTTGCGCCAAGTTTAATCCAGAGGGAAGTTTGATAGCTGTTTCGTTTGCCAATGGAACTATCCAAATATTGGATCAAGAGGGCCATCGCGTAAAGGAATTGAAAGGTCACACGTTGGGAGTGTCTGATTTGAGTTGGTCTGAAGACGGAAGATATTTAGCGTCAGCATCAGATGATACTACGGTCAAGATATGGTCCATAGAGTCTTTCAAATGCGTGAAAACTCTGGTTGGGCATACGTACCATGTAAACTGTGTGAAATTCAACCATAAGGGGAATCTGTTGATCAGTGGCTCATCTGACGAGGCTATTAGAGTCTGGGATATTAATAATTCAAAATGTCTAAAAACATTGTGTGCACATAGTGATCCAATCAGCGCTGTCGATCTGTCATGGGATGGAACCATCATTGTCAGTGCCAGCTATGACGGGTTGATCAGACTATTTGACACCCAGTCGGGACAATgtttgaagactttgaTCTACGATGGGGGAGATGTCTCCTATCCTGTTTCGTACGTCAGGTTCTCTCCCAATGGGAAATATATCCTTGCCAGTACGCTTGACGGAGCTGTAAGGTTGTGGGATTACATGGATAACAAGGTTGTCAAGACATTTTTTGCCCATAAACAGGGGATTGGTGAGGTCAGCAAGATAGAAATGGGGAAGTACAATTGCAACACAGATTTTTTCATAGATGAGAAGGATCCTAGTAGGATAATTGTGGTTTCAGGATCAGATTTTGGCAGCGTATTTCTTTGGGATGTTAAATCCAGAAAGCTACTTAGTCTGCTCCAGGCTAGCGAAGGGAGCCCAATTCTACACGTTCAGGTCAACAATGGCAAGTTGCTAACACTATCTAGAGTCGGTGAATGTAAAGTTTATCAACTTTAA
- a CDS encoding Short-lived chaperone required for correct maturation of the 20S proteasome, which translates to MAPLTVIPLNDKTSKVDSTSFATPSVAIPSLPDTLREQKGPLSIASEINGKHPLEARLRNWEENEHNNRLETYRRIFGAGEPIKRQMELGIVDATDFKPTILGGPSNLHRNILLNKDTSIDWEDVYTGFDSVACPDMHTEMERKVGI; encoded by the exons ATG GCCCCTTTAACTGTGATTCCTTTGAACGACAAAACATCGAAAGTTGACTCGACATCATTTGCTACGCCTTCCGTGGCTATACCGTCATTACCAGACACATTAAGAGAACAAAAGGGTCCTTTATCCATTGCCTCGGAGATAAATGGTAAACATCCATTGGAGGCCCGTCTGAGAAACtgggaagaaaatgaacaCAACAATAGATTGGAAACTTATAGAAGGATATTCGGTGCTGGAGAACCCATCAAAAGACAGATGGAATTAGGAATTGTTGATGCCACAGACTTCAAACCTACCATTCTTGGTGGACCATCCAACTTGCATAGAAACATATTACTGAACAAGGATACTTCCATTGACTGGGAAGATGTTTACACAG GTTTCGATTCTGTTGCTTGTCCAGATATGCACACCGagatggaaagaaaagttggaattTAA
- a CDS encoding Non-essential subunit of Sec63 complex (Sec63p, Sec62p, Sec66p and Sec72p) → MAEEEPIIEDMPLQKISVFTPIIYVSIVIGALILFSIFYRRKRIAKLQVMKPFFPPDLPKEIYLQLKDQDPKPDEKVLKAALIRRGAEAIRRLLKLRENNQYITLLYQKGSIGDEFFDRFKLALKIQELEIQELVQEAETYKQGWAPTFMPVCQEVTLNEALRRRVNAIEDRKEQLAKEWELYQEIEASITN, encoded by the coding sequence ATGGCAGAAGAAGAACCCATAATTGAGGATATGCCTCTGCAAAAGATCTCAGTCTTTACCCCGATCATTTATGTTTCCATAGTGATTGGAGCACTGATTTTGTTCTCCATATTTTAcagaaggaaaagaatcGCCAAGCTACAAGTTATGAAACCTTTCTTTCCTCCAGATTTACCAAAGGAGATATACTTGCAGCTAAAAGACCAAGATCCTAAGCCAGATGAAAAGGTGTTGAAAGCTGCGTTGATAAGAAGAGGAGCTGAAGCAATTCGCCGATTGCTTAAGTTACGTGAAAATAATCAATATATCACCCTTCTGTACCAAAAAGGATCCATTGGTGACGAATTCTTTGACAGGTTCAAACTGGCTTTGAAGATCCAGGAGCTAGAGATCCAGGAGTTAGTTCAAGAGGCCGAGACTTACAAACAAGGCTGGGCACCGACGTTTATGCCCGTGTGCCAAGAGGTCACTTTGAACGAGGCTTTAAGGAGGAGAGTCAATGCCATTGAAGACAGGAAAGAGCAACTCGCTAAGGAATGGGAGTTGTACCAGGAAATAGAAGCAAGTATTACTAATTAG